CCGCTCTCCACCTATGCTAAATACAAGACCTACTTCATCACTGCATTTATCATTGCCGTATTGATCGCTGGCTGCGGCATTGTAATCGGATTTCTTTATTACAAACAGCGTAAGCTGCTGATTCATCTCAAAGAAAGTGAAAGTCAAACCGCAGGTCTGTTCAAAAACAGCGCCACACCGATCCTCCTGATCGCCCCCAAAAACGGACAAATCCTCGATGCCAACCCCGCCGCACTGGCCTATTACGGCTACCCCCAGTCCGAACTCACACAACTCAATTTATCACAAATCGACGGAGGTGCCTTTGCCGCAACGGAGGATGTTTTAGGACAGATCACTACAGGTGAAAGGAAGAGCTATCAGTTCAAACACCGCTTACGCAACGGCGCACAAAGAACAGTCGAAGTCCTATTTATTTGCATCCAGCAGGATGAAGAACCCGTGCTCTTCTCCATCGTGCAAGACAATACGGAACGCCGACAAATGGAAGAAGTATTAGCCGCCGAGCAAACACGGCTCTCCAATATACTCTCCGGCACCCATGTCGGAACTTGGGAATGGAATGTGAAAACCGGCGCGCTCAAGCTCAATGAATATTGGGCTGAAATGACAGGCCATAGCCTAGAAGAGCTAGCTCCAATCACAGTGCACACCTGGATCGGATTATGCCATCCCGACGATTTCAAAATCGCAACGAAACGCATCAACGAACACTTCGAGGGCAAAACAGACTACTACACCTGTGAACTGCGCATGAAGCACAAAGACGGCTCGTGGATCTGGATTATGGATCGCGGAAAACTCGCCACACGCACGCAAGACGGCAGGCCGGAATGGATGTATGGCACTCACCAAGACATTACTGAGATCAAGAAACACGAAGCCGCGCTCATCGAAGCAAAAGAAGCAGCCGAGGCGGCCAGCCAAGCAAAGAATGTCTTTCTCGCGACTATGAGTCATGAATTACGCACGCCCCTAAATCCGATACTCGGCTTTGCCGACCTGCTACTCAACACCACGAACCTGCCCGACGAACAACGAGGCTGGCTAAAGATCATCAAATCACGCTCCACAGACCTATTACAACTAATCGAAGATATATTAAACATCTCACGCATCGAAGCCGGCCGACTCACGATCGAAACGATGCCTAGCCTATTACAAGATATCCTGGATGACATCTGCAGCATCTTCGATCAGCCCTGTAAGGATAAAGGCTTGATTTTAAAATTTAAAATCAGCCCTGAACTACATACCCCTTGCTGTATCGATCCGACACGTACACGGCAAATTCTGCTCAACCTAGTCGGCAATGCTATAAAGTTCTCAAAATCAGGAGAGATCCAAGTCATTGCTGAAATAGAATCAGTCAACGAAAGTGATCCTACAGATGCACCCAGCCTGCACCTCACCGTACGTGACCAAGGCCCTGGCATCCCGGTGAAACAACACGAAATCATCTTCCAGGAATTCCAACAACTCGACGGCTCACATAGTCGCGCATATGAAGGTGTGGGCTTGGGCTTAGCTATATGCAAACGGCTCACAGAACTAATGAACGGCAAGATTTGGATCAACCCGAGCTACAGCCAAGGAGCCGAATTTCACGTCCAGCTCCCAATGCCTCTGCAACAAACACTTCAAAACCAATTGCCAGCAGCCGAAACCGACGACTCACAAAAGATAACGAACATCAGCGAGGACAGCGGCATGTCCTCATCCTTAGGCAAAGAAATATTACTCGTCGAAGATGAGCCCAGTAACGCGGAGCTAATGAAAACTTATTTAAAGCAACGCCATTTTCATGTGACACATGCTAAGAACGGGCAGGAAGCGGTCGACCTATGCGACTCGCAAGATTTCTCTATCATTTTAATGGATCTAAAAATGCCAGGGATGAGTGGATTTGAGGCGACTCGCATACTCCGTCAAAGAGGGAATACCACCCCGATCATAGCCATTACTGCGCTCGCCTTTAAAGAGGACCAACTTGATTTAATTCAAGCAGGCATGAATGGAGGGCTCCAGAAGCCAATCAAAGCGCGGGCCCTATGGTCCATAATGGATAAGGCTAGCTAAGCTGCCCTCCCCAGTCCAATCTATTACACAAAATGAAACGACTCACCCCACTTCTATGCCTGCTCACCTATTCTCTATTTGCGGAGGATGGTTTTAAAACACTATTTGACGGAACTAGTTTGCAAGGGTGGACCGCCGCACGCAGCTCCGGCATTGGTGACTGGGGAGCCTTCTCCGTAAATGAAAACGAGCAAGCGATTCAAACCTATGCTGGGCGTAAAGCGGGCTCGAAACAAGCCAATGACTGCCTGGTAACAAAGACAGAATATAGCCACTACATTTTAAAACTGGAGTATAAGTGGCTGGAAAGTCGCTTTGCACCCCGCAGCGACTGGGACCGGGATGCAGGGCTGCTCTTTCATGTTCACGGCAATCTACAAAAAGTCTGGCCACTCAGTATAGAAATGCAGATTGGCGAAT
The nucleotide sequence above comes from Coraliomargarita algicola. Encoded proteins:
- a CDS encoding response regulator, whose amino-acid sequence is MPQSIPVKITSLFLLFFAIATAFATSPTQRILYLSSYHSEFTSAPGHFQAVTQLLNQANRELDVVYMDTKRRPMAERFPITYEHIRDKVESDGNYDLILSSDDNALKFLLKYKDELLGTTPVIFFGINDHQFAQLAVERADFSGILEQNSLYANAALAFDLFPDLDTLHVITDPTPSGQAQLKSLLYDLSPEIRARLQVEDLSHLSYNELAQQLKSYAKNDALLLLSAYMDKEGTQKSFLDLTLWLKQHTQRPIFYPYSHGIGLGFLGGKVVSHYQMAQLATKLAEDYLNGQPLPENTLIENYGNIYYFDYKELQRHQIRLSQLPQGAVILDKPLSTYAKYKTYFITAFIIAVLIAGCGIVIGFLYYKQRKLLIHLKESESQTAGLFKNSATPILLIAPKNGQILDANPAALAYYGYPQSELTQLNLSQIDGGAFAATEDVLGQITTGERKSYQFKHRLRNGAQRTVEVLFICIQQDEEPVLFSIVQDNTERRQMEEVLAAEQTRLSNILSGTHVGTWEWNVKTGALKLNEYWAEMTGHSLEELAPITVHTWIGLCHPDDFKIATKRINEHFEGKTDYYTCELRMKHKDGSWIWIMDRGKLATRTQDGRPEWMYGTHQDITEIKKHEAALIEAKEAAEAASQAKNVFLATMSHELRTPLNPILGFADLLLNTTNLPDEQRGWLKIIKSRSTDLLQLIEDILNISRIEAGRLTIETMPSLLQDILDDICSIFDQPCKDKGLILKFKISPELHTPCCIDPTRTRQILLNLVGNAIKFSKSGEIQVIAEIESVNESDPTDAPSLHLTVRDQGPGIPVKQHEIIFQEFQQLDGSHSRAYEGVGLGLAICKRLTELMNGKIWINPSYSQGAEFHVQLPMPLQQTLQNQLPAAETDDSQKITNISEDSGMSSSLGKEILLVEDEPSNAELMKTYLKQRHFHVTHAKNGQEAVDLCDSQDFSIILMDLKMPGMSGFEATRILRQRGNTTPIIAITALAFKEDQLDLIQAGMNGGLQKPIKARALWSIMDKAS
- a CDS encoding DUF1080 domain-containing protein codes for the protein MKRLTPLLCLLTYSLFAEDGFKTLFDGTSLQGWTAARSSGIGDWGAFSVNENEQAIQTYAGRKAGSKQANDCLVTKTEYSHYILKLEYKWLESRFAPRSDWDRDAGLLFHVHGNLQKVWPLSIEMQIGESLANKPAGKGQAGRFHTGDLFVLGKHLRADTAQNKKRYDASAKRITGKSVETHMGKEKPKGEWNEMEIHVYGSEKASFILNGEVVLETYNMVQLQEDGTTLPLNKGHIGLQAEWAELLYRNILIKEL